In the Cellvibrio sp. KY-GH-1 genome, CTGGGTGGGGATGTTTTTAAAAAGCGTATTGCCATTCCTGGACGGGGAAAGCGCGCTGGAGCAAGAACATTAATTGCCACCCACCTGAAGGATCGCTGGTTTTTTATTTTTGGATTTAATAAAAATGAGCGCGACAATATTTCTCCCCACGAACTGAAATATTTGCAGCAACTCGCGCAAGATCTTTTAGCAATGAATGATCTGGAATTAAAAAAAGTTCTGCGTACAGGTGAACTGCTGGAGATACATTATGAAGAAGCACAATAGCCGTTTACTGGATGAATTACAGGAAA is a window encoding:
- a CDS encoding type II toxin-antitoxin system RelE/ParE family toxin, whose amino-acid sequence is MDRLFKTRTFNRWCATELTDQALCNAVNEMKRGLIDARLGGDVFKKRIAIPGRGKRAGARTLIATHLKDRWFFIFGFNKNERDNISPHELKYLQQLAQDLLAMNDLELKKVLRTGELLEIHYEEAQ